In Campylobacter suis, the following proteins share a genomic window:
- a CDS encoding beta-ketoacyl synthase N-terminal-like domain-containing protein: MYISLPRVISPFGNENDLFLACVNGERSLVYESFLGKDMLVGRINFKLAEFGKNTEQRYKTRTNQILLSALLPLQSEIDKLVRIYGTSRIGVVIGTTTTGVEENYEAFKGKDFDSRKIVLDKNSLSNPAEFARKFLGLKGICFGVSTACTSGIKAFACAKNFIDLGICDAVVCGGVDSLNSLTLHGFNSLGVLWDQPSMPFDKGREGINIGEAAGCFIVCKDEISDYKLSAIGANCDAFHITQPNPEAREQSLLIGSLLNKAKMENVDYINLHATGTLANDSMEAKAINLTLPNTLASGIKANIGHTLGAAGAVEAAVCILAMQNSIVPMQILNELDATISKINLATTSIKKEIRNCLNLSFAFGGDNAAMILERV, encoded by the coding sequence GAGAGTTTTTTGGGTAAAGACATGCTTGTTGGTCGCATAAATTTTAAACTCGCTGAGTTTGGTAAAAATACAGAGCAAAGATATAAAACAAGAACGAACCAAATTTTACTATCAGCACTTTTACCTCTGCAAAGTGAGATAGATAAGCTTGTTAGAATTTATGGCACCAGTCGCATAGGTGTTGTTATAGGAACAACTACGACAGGGGTTGAGGAGAATTATGAAGCTTTTAAGGGCAAGGACTTTGACTCAAGAAAGATTGTTTTAGATAAAAACTCACTTTCTAATCCAGCAGAATTTGCACGCAAATTTTTAGGACTAAAGGGGATTTGCTTTGGAGTTTCTACGGCTTGCACTTCTGGTATAAAGGCTTTTGCTTGTGCAAAAAATTTTATTGATCTTGGTATTTGTGATGCTGTGGTTTGTGGTGGGGTTGATAGTCTAAATTCTCTAACCTTGCACGGCTTTAACTCTCTTGGAGTTCTTTGGGATCAGCCAAGTATGCCTTTTGATAAGGGCAGAGAGGGTATAAATATCGGCGAAGCGGCAGGGTGTTTTATAGTATGTAAAGATGAAATTTCTGACTATAAGCTAAGTGCGATCGGTGCAAACTGCGATGCTTTTCATATTACTCAGCCAAACCCTGAAGCCAGAGAGCAAAGTTTGCTTATTGGCTCGCTTTTAAACAAAGCCAAGATGGAAAATGTGGATTATATAAATCTTCATGCGACTGGAACATTGGCAAATGACTCTATGGAGGCAAAGGCTATAAATTTAACCTTACCAAACACCCTTGCAAGCGGCATAAAGGCAAATATAGGACACACTTTGGGTGCAGCTGGCGCAGTTGAGGCTGCTGTGTGCATTCTTGCTATGCAAAACTCCATTGTGCCTATGCAGATATTAAATGAGTTAGATGCTACTATTTCAAAGATAAATTTGGCTACAACAAGCATTAAAAAAGAGATTAGAAACTGTTTGAACTTATCTTTTGCGTTTGGCGGAGATAATGCAGCTATGATTTTGGAGCGTGTATGA
- a CDS encoding thioester dehydrase, whose amino-acid sequence MSFSIKLPHTGKMVLIDKIESVGENFITTKSTIKEDNAFLDNGVFYTYKTVEIMAQSLGAFKGVYAKDDFALGFLLGVREFEILIPFLNIGDELTINSQISMQDESGFGVWSSQIFVKKNLVAKATLSVLSPQKQMFLEMKNG is encoded by the coding sequence ATGAGTTTTAGTATCAAACTTCCACATACTGGTAAAATGGTATTAATAGACAAGATAGAGTCTGTTGGTGAGAATTTTATAACCACAAAAAGTACTATAAAAGAGGATAATGCTTTTTTAGATAACGGTGTATTTTATACATATAAAACCGTTGAAATTATGGCGCAAAGCCTTGGGGCTTTTAAAGGTGTATATGCTAAAGATGATTTTGCATTGGGCTTTTTGCTTGGTGTTAGGGAATTTGAAATTTTAATTCCTTTTTTAAATATTGGCGATGAGCTTACGATAAACTCACAAATTTCTATGCAAGATGAGAGCGGCTTTGGTGTTTGGAGTTCGCAAATATTTGTTAAGAAAAATTTAGTCGCTAAAGCTACTTTAAGTGTTTTAAGCCCACAAAAGCAGATGTTTTTGGAGATGAAAAATGGATAA
- the fabG gene encoding 3-oxoacyl-ACP reductase FabG — MDKRVLITGCSRGIGRGVALCLAKAGYKIVCNARRKSDELEYLKAELGENFSAELIFDVSDTMAAKEQITMDIEQNGAYYAVVLNAGIIADNTFVALSDDEWKGVINVNLHSFYNVLHPALMPMIRLKRPGRIVAISSVSGVIGNRGQSNYAASKGGLDAAIKSLAIELASRNITVNSIACGVIQTDMTSEINEDFIKFAVPARRAGRVDEVSGVVEFLLSDSASYITRQVIGVNGGLC; from the coding sequence ATGGATAAAAGAGTTTTGATTACAGGTTGTTCGCGCGGCATTGGCAGGGGAGTTGCTCTTTGTTTGGCAAAAGCTGGGTATAAGATAGTTTGTAATGCTAGGCGAAAAAGTGATGAACTGGAGTATTTAAAGGCTGAGCTTGGCGAAAATTTTAGTGCTGAGCTGATTTTTGATGTAAGCGATACTATGGCTGCGAAAGAGCAAATTACTATGGATATAGAGCAAAACGGAGCTTATTATGCTGTTGTTTTAAATGCCGGTATTATTGCTGATAATACATTTGTTGCTCTTAGCGATGATGAGTGGAAAGGTGTAATTAATGTAAATTTGCATAGCTTTTATAATGTTTTACACCCTGCACTAATGCCTATGATTAGACTTAAAAGGCCAGGTCGTATAGTTGCCATCAGCTCTGTAAGTGGCGTCATAGGAAACCGTGGACAAAGTAATTATGCTGCCAGTAAAGGCGGTCTTGATGCGGCTATTAAAAGCTTAGCTATTGAGCTTGCAAGTAGAAATATAACTGTAAATTCTATTGCTTGTGGGGTTATACAAACAGATATGACAAGTGAAATAAATGAGGATTTTATAAAATTTGCAGTTCCTGCAAGGCGTGCTGGAAGGGTTGATGAAGTGAGTGGTGTTGTTGAGTTTTTGCTTAGTGATAGTGCAAGCTATATTACTAGACAAGTTATAGGTGTAAATGGTGGATTATGTTAA
- a CDS encoding beta-ketoacyl-ACP synthase — MLNRVFVTGYGFVSAFGKSWQEFKANLDLSNSAVKYMDEWDKFKDLTTKLAAPIKGYLPPKEWDRKQLRSLGRVSCYAVEAAGLAIKDAGLCFDEISSFGVASGSSTGSTDAIASMAKLILHGESDANANTYIKMMPHTTAANIALFYKLTGRIIPTSSACTSASHAIGYAYESIKYGMCEAMIAGGAEELCVSEAYVFDTLYATSTKNTAPKTTPAPFDQARDGLVLGEGGAYIILESEASLKRRKVKPIAEIVGFGSNCDGTHITRPNATTMKEAMVLALKDAKIAPKDIGYINAHATATKHGDIAESIATNELFGQNISISSLKGHVGHTLGACGALEAIVSIFMMNEEEFYPTLNLKNVDSECANLNYLKEKTKIKTDFIMSNNFAFGGVNTSLIFKKIDQN; from the coding sequence ATGTTAAATAGGGTTTTTGTAACTGGTTATGGTTTTGTAAGTGCTTTTGGTAAAAGTTGGCAGGAATTTAAAGCAAATTTGGACTTATCAAATAGTGCGGTTAAATATATGGATGAATGGGATAAATTTAAGGACTTGACAACAAAGTTGGCGGCTCCTATTAAAGGATATTTACCGCCAAAAGAGTGGGATAGAAAGCAACTTAGAAGCCTTGGTCGTGTATCTTGTTATGCTGTTGAAGCGGCTGGACTTGCGATAAAAGATGCTGGATTGTGTTTTGATGAAATTTCAAGTTTTGGTGTTGCAAGTGGCTCAAGCACTGGAAGTACTGACGCTATAGCTTCTATGGCAAAATTAATTTTACATGGTGAAAGCGATGCAAATGCAAATACCTACATAAAAATGATGCCCCATACAACAGCTGCAAATATAGCACTTTTTTACAAGCTAACGGGTCGTATTATCCCAACATCAAGCGCTTGCACATCCGCATCTCACGCTATAGGGTACGCTTATGAAAGCATAAAATATGGAATGTGTGAAGCAATGATAGCAGGCGGAGCAGAGGAACTTTGTGTAAGCGAAGCATATGTTTTTGATACTCTTTACGCCACAAGCACTAAAAACACTGCCCCAAAAACAACACCAGCACCATTTGACCAAGCAAGAGATGGGTTGGTTCTTGGTGAGGGCGGTGCATATATTATTTTAGAGAGTGAAGCTAGTTTAAAAAGGCGTAAAGTAAAGCCTATAGCTGAGATAGTAGGCTTTGGCTCAAACTGTGATGGCACTCACATAACTAGACCAAATGCAACGACCATGAAAGAGGCTATGGTGCTTGCTTTAAAGGATGCTAAAATTGCGCCAAAAGATATAGGCTATATAAATGCTCACGCAACAGCAACAAAACATGGCGATATAGCCGAGAGTATAGCCACAAACGAGCTTTTTGGTCAAAATATATCGATCAGTTCGCTAAAGGGGCATGTGGGACATACTCTTGGTGCGTGTGGGGCGCTTGAGGCTATAGTTAGTATATTTATGATGAATGAAGAGGAGTTTTACCCGACTTTAAATTTAAAAAATGTAGATAGCGAGTGTGCAAATTTAAATTATTTAAAGGAAAAAACAAAAATTAAAACAGATTTTATTATGAGTAATAACTTTGCTTTTGGTGGGGTTAATACAAGCTTGATATTTAAAAAAATAGACCAAAATTAA
- a CDS encoding excinuclease ABC subunit A, producing MKKIIFIALCALFVVGCAKNDPKHPVVAKDGSNDIIRLSIQDALNSDLAKQKLDGSIKFVFGGGAKGNIIRKNLVANKKTNGVGKDDVVACQRAFISALMTFQERAKSESGSKAINLVSYFKKKELNSKTEFECAVGNIMVGVALKGDIAK from the coding sequence ATGAAAAAAATTATATTTATCGCACTATGTGCATTATTTGTTGTTGGTTGTGCTAAAAACGACCCAAAACATCCTGTTGTTGCAAAAGATGGCTCTAATGACATCATACGCCTTTCGATACAAGATGCTTTAAACTCTGATCTTGCAAAACAAAAGCTTGATGGAAGTATAAAATTTGTATTTGGCGGTGGAGCAAAAGGTAATATTATAAGAAAAAATCTTGTCGCAAACAAAAAGACAAATGGCGTTGGAAAAGATGATGTTGTGGCTTGCCAGAGAGCTTTTATATCAGCACTTATGACATTTCAAGAGCGCGCAAAAAGCGAGAGCGGAAGTAAGGCTATAAATTTAGTAAGCTACTTTAAAAAGAAAGAGCTTAATAGCAAAACCGAGTTTGAATGCGCAGTTGGAAACATTATGGTTGGTGTTGCGCTAAAAGGTGATATCGCAAAGTGA
- a CDS encoding beta-ketoacyl synthase chain length factor — translation MKQVASFNIKQLNILTLGLEKDCEANVSRVAPLARRRLSQCAKFSFGATADLDLDQPIVFSSYLGEINRCFDLLSTLKDEVSPTSFSLSVLNAVAALLSIEDKNHNEILAISAPASFEYGVLNALKFDRAMVISYFEGVNKGYFKSDPFCIAVAASITKGNEYTLSFEPSDKPFEISELNVFKNFNKNTSWTTSDGALTWKWQKI, via the coding sequence GTGAAACAAGTAGCTAGCTTTAACATAAAGCAGTTAAATATACTTACTTTAGGGCTTGAGAAAGATTGCGAGGCTAATGTTTCGCGTGTTGCACCATTGGCAAGGCGCAGGCTTAGCCAGTGTGCTAAATTTTCATTTGGTGCTACGGCTGATTTAGATTTAGATCAGCCGATAGTTTTTAGCTCTTATCTTGGCGAGATAAATCGTTGTTTTGACCTATTAAGTACACTAAAAGATGAGGTATCGCCAACATCTTTTAGCCTTTCTGTTCTAAATGCTGTTGCGGCTTTGCTTAGTATTGAAGATAAAAACCATAACGAAATTTTAGCTATTTCAGCACCTGCAAGTTTTGAATATGGTGTCTTAAATGCTTTGAAATTTGATAGGGCTATGGTCATTAGTTATTTTGAAGGTGTTAATAAGGGCTATTTTAAGAGCGATCCGTTTTGTATAGCAGTTGCAGCCTCTATAACAAAAGGCAATGAGTATACGCTTTCGTTTGAGCCAAGCGATAAGCCTTTTGAGATTAGTGAATTAAATGTTTTTAAAAATTTTAACAAAAATACCTCTTGGACAACAAGCGATGGAGCTTTAACTTGGAAGTGGCAAAAAATATAG
- a CDS encoding lysophospholipid acyltransferase family protein, giving the protein MAKNIARVIRVAFLYVTFGLICLCGDFIFIIVVLLGLNKIACVRRFCRELVRISWGLFIKICILTGYLKLEFDPLGLGCNGELLIANHPSLLDVVFFLSSVKNLNCVVKAELGSNVFLAFAIKACGYISNKDNEELLQNSLNALKNGESLLIFPEGTRTKDEILFRKAPFFIAIKAAKIITPVIINMQPRSLRKNEKWYNVAQKTIKYEFIKKPSITIASFNQNRADPIRVRLLMQEILEIYKELK; this is encoded by the coding sequence GTGGCAAAAAATATAGCAAGGGTAATTAGGGTTGCATTTTTGTATGTTACCTTTGGACTTATTTGCTTATGTGGCGATTTTATTTTTATCATTGTTGTATTGCTTGGGCTAAATAAAATTGCTTGTGTAAGAAGATTTTGTAGAGAGCTTGTTAGAATTTCTTGGGGACTTTTTATTAAAATTTGTATCTTAACAGGCTATTTAAAGCTTGAGTTTGATCCTTTGGGGCTTGGATGTAACGGCGAATTATTAATAGCAAATCATCCATCACTACTTGATGTTGTATTTTTTCTAAGCAGCGTTAAGAATTTAAACTGTGTTGTAAAGGCTGAGCTTGGTTCAAATGTCTTTTTGGCATTTGCCATAAAAGCATGCGGATATATCTCAAACAAAGACAATGAAGAGCTTTTACAAAACAGTTTAAACGCCCTGAAAAACGGAGAAAGCTTGTTGATTTTCCCTGAGGGAACTCGTACAAAAGATGAAATTTTATTTCGCAAGGCACCATTTTTTATAGCTATTAAAGCGGCAAAGATTATAACCCCAGTTATTATAAATATGCAGCCACGCAGCCTTAGAAAAAATGAAAAATGGTACAATGTTGCTCAAAAAACGATAAAATATGAATTTATTAAAAAGCCAAGCATAACTATCGCTAGTTTTAACCAAAATAGAGCTGATCCGATACGCGTAAGGCTTTTAATGCAAGAAATTTTAGAAATTTATAAGGAGTTAAAATGA
- a CDS encoding phosphopantetheine-binding protein, which translates to MIDEVKEFIIKSLNLSDIRVSDIDTDAPLFNDGLGLDSVDALELGLAIQKKYGIVLDSKNENLKQIFSNVRNLAEFIKDNKNV; encoded by the coding sequence ATGATAGATGAAGTGAAGGAATTTATTATAAAAAGTCTTAATCTGTCAGATATTCGTGTGAGTGATATCGATACAGATGCACCGCTTTTTAATGATGGACTAGGTCTTGATAGTGTGGATGCGCTTGAACTTGGCTTAGCCATCCAAAAAAAGTATGGCATAGTTCTTGATAGCAAGAATGAAAATTTAAAGCAGATTTTTTCAAATGTAAGAAATTTGGCTGAGTTTATAAAGGATAATAAAAATGTCTGA
- a CDS encoding acyl carrier protein, whose product MSEKEIYEILKNVLITLFEIDETKISPESLIYEELEIDSIDAVDLVDHIKKKTGYRLEPEDFKAVKTIDDIVKAVAKKLENS is encoded by the coding sequence ATGTCTGAAAAAGAGATATATGAAATTTTAAAAAACGTACTTATAACATTGTTTGAGATAGATGAAACAAAGATAAGTCCAGAAAGTTTGATATATGAAGAGCTTGAGATAGATAGTATAGATGCTGTTGATTTGGTTGATCATATAAAGAAAAAAACAGGCTATCGTTTGGAGCCAGAGGATTTTAAGGCTGTAAAAACTATTGATGATATAGTAAAAGCGGTAGCAAAAAAGCTTGAAAATAGCTAA
- a CDS encoding AMP-binding protein translates to MINLKKYKDKISRAVRFLNDEKPKNLEIYIEDSDEFIIAFFAALALDLKPLVLSTNLAQDGAYFINDLNKILAKDGLEFELKDDAIFYLKTSGSSGEAKLIQKTLLQMKKEALALANNIKFGDEFLASVSHQHMFGLTFKIFLPLLLGVKIEPKFLNYPEFIYEKDLKNKTLISSPTLLKALLQSPKRTKLKDLKNIICAGAKLEQDLARELKTLTSYINIYGSTETGVVASDNGSGLSSFDGVSVTVDEKSCLVVKSSPWCEYFVTSDVAKIDGQNIELLGRFDRILKINEKRISLDALEALIRAHEFVDECVCGLSDAKADRISVVFVLSELGSQNFREYGKKGVCDALKLHLKYEYQNNVRHFKIVSKIPKNSQGKIQKQDFYKLLKHNETFEFTQISLSKDRAVFSADIKPSLFYFDGHFVDFALVPGFIQLECIQKLAGALNINLTKAKMIEAVKFSGFLRPNHKAIFELWIKNEKLYFSINNGEKICASGRICIG, encoded by the coding sequence ATGATAAATCTTAAAAAATATAAGGATAAAATATCAAGAGCAGTTAGGTTTTTAAATGACGAAAAGCCTAAAAATCTAGAAATTTATATAGAGGATAGTGATGAGTTTATAATAGCTTTTTTTGCAGCTCTAGCGCTTGATCTAAAACCACTTGTACTAAGCACAAACTTAGCTCAAGATGGAGCATATTTTATTAACGATTTAAATAAAATTTTAGCCAAAGATGGCTTAGAATTTGAGCTAAAAGACGATGCTATATTCTATCTAAAAACATCCGGAAGTAGTGGAGAGGCAAAGCTTATACAAAAAACTCTCTTACAAATGAAAAAAGAGGCACTAGCACTTGCTAATAATATAAAATTTGGAGATGAGTTTTTAGCAAGCGTAAGCCATCAGCATATGTTTGGACTTACATTTAAAATTTTTTTACCACTCCTGCTTGGAGTAAAGATTGAGCCTAAGTTTTTAAATTATCCTGAGTTTATATACGAAAAAGATCTAAAAAATAAAACATTAATCAGCTCCCCGACCCTTTTAAAAGCACTGCTTCAAAGCCCAAAACGAACAAAACTAAAAGATTTAAAAAATATCATATGTGCTGGCGCAAAACTAGAACAAGACTTAGCAAGAGAGCTAAAAACACTAACTTCTTATATAAATATCTATGGTAGTACCGAAACTGGTGTTGTGGCAAGCGATAACGGTAGTGGGCTTAGTAGTTTTGATGGTGTTAGTGTTACAGTGGATGAGAAAAGTTGCCTTGTTGTAAAATCATCACCTTGGTGTGAGTATTTTGTAACTTCTGATGTCGCAAAAATTGATGGGCAAAATATCGAGCTCTTAGGTAGGTTTGATAGAATTTTAAAGATAAATGAAAAACGAATAAGCTTAGACGCGCTTGAGGCGTTGATAAGAGCACATGAATTTGTTGATGAGTGTGTTTGCGGACTTAGTGATGCTAAAGCAGATCGTATAAGCGTTGTTTTCGTCCTTAGTGAGCTTGGCAGTCAAAATTTTAGAGAATACGGTAAAAAAGGCGTTTGTGACGCTTTAAAATTACATCTTAAATATGAATATCAAAACAATGTAAGACATTTTAAAATAGTCTCTAAAATACCAAAAAACTCACAAGGTAAGATACAAAAACAAGATTTTTATAAACTTTTAAAACACAATGAAACATTTGAGTTTACACAAATTTCTTTAAGTAAAGATAGGGCAGTTTTTAGTGCGGATATTAAGCCGTCGTTATTTTATTTTGACGGTCATTTTGTTGATTTTGCCTTAGTGCCAGGCTTTATACAGCTTGAGTGCATACAAAAGTTAGCAGGAGCTTTAAATATTAACTTAACTAAAGCAAAAATGATAGAAGCTGTTAAATTTAGTGGCTTTTTGCGTCCAAATCATAAGGCAATTTTTGAGCTTTGGATAAAAAATGAGAAGCTATATTTTAGTATAAATAATGGTGAAAAAATTTGTGCAAGTGGACGAATATGTATAGGTTAG
- a CDS encoding glycosyltransferase family 2 protein, whose product MYRLAFIIPHFNHSEKIELLVGILLKFKAEILIIDDGSSELHRQKLACLNAKIIYRDSNGGKGAALKDGFFYLKQNGFTHAFQIDADMQHDLTNLQDFIELSMQNPKALICGAPVYGIDAPKSRLYGRKITNFWVAINTLGFNIKDAMCGLRIYPVDITCELLQKCRANRMDFDIEIMYLLYKNGVSPLWLDVLVCYKNDGISHFKTFRDNVLISKTHAIHFFALPKFILQRFLNG is encoded by the coding sequence ATGTATAGGTTAGCTTTTATTATACCACATTTTAATCATAGTGAAAAAATAGAACTTTTAGTAGGCATTTTATTAAAATTTAAAGCTGAAATTTTAATAATTGATGATGGCTCTAGTGAGCTTCATAGGCAAAAGTTGGCTTGTTTAAATGCCAAAATCATCTATCGCGATAGCAATGGCGGAAAGGGAGCGGCACTAAAAGATGGCTTTTTTTATTTAAAACAAAATGGATTTACTCACGCATTTCAAATAGACGCTGATATGCAGCACGATCTTACAAATTTACAAGACTTTATAGAGCTTAGTATGCAAAATCCAAAAGCACTTATTTGCGGTGCTCCAGTTTATGGTATCGATGCTCCAAAATCAAGACTTTACGGAAGAAAAATAACAAATTTTTGGGTAGCTATAAACACCCTTGGCTTTAATATAAAAGATGCTATGTGCGGGCTGCGTATTTATCCTGTTGATATTACTTGCGAGCTTTTGCAAAAGTGTAGAGCCAATAGAATGGACTTTGATATCGAGATCATGTATTTGCTCTATAAAAATGGAGTGAGCCCTTTGTGGCTTGATGTTTTGGTTTGTTATAAGAATGACGGTATTTCTCATTTTAAAACTTTTAGAGATAATGTACTTATATCTAAAACTCATGCTATACATTTTTTTGCCTTGCCAAAATTTATCTTACAAAGGTTTTTAAATGGCTAA
- a CDS encoding acyl-CoA thioesterase, translated as MIDFTHEVKVEFYDVDSMDVVYHGNYAKFLEITRCAFLSYLGYDYNSFRSDKIVLPVIKMEFKFIKPARFTDVLSVKLFVDDYVTTLNLRYEIYKDSELICKAKTAQAYVDYENMITLFEIPTNFLNALKAKYEI; from the coding sequence ATGATAGATTTCACTCATGAAGTTAAGGTTGAATTTTATGATGTTGATAGTATGGATGTTGTTTATCACGGTAACTATGCTAAATTTTTAGAAATTACAAGATGTGCTTTTTTATCATATCTTGGTTATGATTATAATTCATTTAGGTCTGATAAGATTGTTTTACCGGTTATAAAAATGGAGTTTAAATTTATCAAACCAGCTAGATTTACAGATGTTTTGAGTGTGAAGTTGTTTGTTGACGATTATGTTACGACTTTAAATTTAAGATATGAAATTTATAAAGATAGCGAGCTTATTTGCAAGGCAAAGACGGCACAAGCTTATGTGGATTATGAGAATATGATAACACTTTTTGAAATTCCAACCAATTTTTTAAATGCTTTAAAGGCGAAGTATGAAATATAA
- a CDS encoding LolA family protein, with protein MKYKIFLFLTYCFAFCFDIDELAKSLKGDILGDFNQTKSILGFEKNITSSGEFSLKSEEFILNTTKPIKNSTKVDKNGVFVLKNGDWVKNERAIDLQLFLSIINIDVASLKKEFEPNLSGNQDGWKLELTPKGFMVSKIFKNIEIWGDKYVKKIRLTEINGDITQSEFSVK; from the coding sequence ATGAAATATAAAATTTTTCTATTTTTAACATATTGTTTTGCTTTTTGTTTTGATATAGATGAACTTGCAAAGTCTTTAAAAGGCGATATATTGGGTGATTTTAATCAAACAAAAAGTATTCTTGGTTTTGAAAAAAACATCACAAGCAGTGGAGAGTTTTCATTAAAAAGCGAAGAGTTTATTTTAAATACAACTAAGCCCATAAAAAACAGTACAAAAGTAGATAAAAACGGTGTTTTTGTTCTGAAAAATGGGGATTGGGTAAAAAATGAGAGAGCTATTGACTTACAGCTTTTTCTAAGTATAATAAATATAGATGTAGCTTCGCTTAAAAAGGAATTTGAGCCAAATTTAAGCGGAAATCAAGATGGTTGGAAGCTTGAGCTTACCCCCAAAGGATTTATGGTATCTAAAATCTTTAAAAACATAGAAATTTGGGGCGATAAATATGTCAAAAAAATACGCCTTACAGAGATAAATGGCGATATTACTCAGAGTGAATTTAGCGTAAAATGA
- a CDS encoding efflux transporter outer membrane subunit: MRNLIIFLLALFMAGCSFRPSLPEVNATFSTAYESSDINDKWWMEFNDSRLNELIEQALKNNIDLKLAYINLQNAQLNLKNARTELLPTIGAEAGASRNSTSGETFSGQKSTIYNSFSLNAILNYEIDLWGRVRNSIASSNALLNASKFDYETARIAIASSVANSYFSLVALKMQEIVYEETLKSYLETMHYRKKQLDAGMITQIVYTQSRAAVQGAQISLQNIKNSIITASNALAILTNKSNDEILYSIISSAKTLAKAPEINANISSDILLRRPDVASAYERLQSSNALIGVSKAAYFPKLSLTGLFGFSSDELERLFVSNANVWSIGGSLAQTLFDFGRRSNNVALAELAQSANTLNYEKTIKTALSEVRISLENRKTATSVLKDTKALLNSQNEIYNLANTQYNAGYVDHLVLLDAQRNLLSTRLSEIAAKLALNNATIEVYKSFGGGFKLQK; the protein is encoded by the coding sequence ATGCGTAATTTAATAATATTTTTATTAGCTCTTTTTATGGCTGGTTGCTCGTTTCGCCCTAGTCTGCCAGAAGTTAATGCAACATTTAGCACAGCATATGAAAGTAGCGATATTAACGATAAGTGGTGGATGGAATTTAATGATAGCAGACTAAATGAACTAATAGAACAGGCTTTAAAAAATAATATCGACCTAAAACTTGCTTATATAAATTTACAAAATGCTCAGTTAAATCTTAAAAATGCAAGAACTGAGCTTTTGCCAACCATCGGAGCTGAAGCTGGAGCAAGCAGAAATAGCACAAGCGGAGAGACATTTTCTGGACAAAAAAGTACCATTTATAACTCATTTTCGCTAAATGCGATTTTAAACTACGAGATAGATCTTTGGGGGCGAGTTAGAAACTCTATCGCATCTTCAAATGCGCTTTTAAACGCATCGAAATTTGATTATGAAACTGCGCGCATTGCTATCGCATCATCAGTTGCAAATAGCTATTTTTCACTAGTTGCACTAAAAATGCAAGAGATAGTGTATGAAGAGACGCTAAAAAGCTACCTTGAGACAATGCACTACCGAAAAAAGCAGCTAGATGCAGGCATGATAACACAGATAGTTTATACTCAAAGCCGTGCGGCAGTACAAGGTGCTCAAATTTCTTTACAAAACATTAAAAACTCAATCATTACAGCAAGTAACGCCCTTGCAATACTCACAAACAAAAGCAACGATGAAATTTTATATTCCATTATAAGTAGTGCAAAAACCCTAGCAAAAGCACCAGAAATAAATGCAAACATAAGCTCAGATATACTTTTAAGACGCCCCGATGTCGCCAGTGCTTATGAGAGACTACAAAGCTCAAATGCCCTTATTGGAGTATCAAAAGCGGCTTATTTTCCAAAATTATCTTTAACAGGACTTTTTGGATTTAGTTCTGATGAGCTTGAGCGCCTTTTTGTTAGCAATGCCAATGTTTGGTCCATTGGTGGTTCGCTTGCACAAACACTTTTTGATTTTGGTAGACGCTCAAACAATGTAGCTCTTGCCGAACTCGCCCAAAGCGCAAATACACTAAACTATGAAAAAACTATCAAAACTGCACTTAGTGAAGTAAGAATTTCTCTTGAAAACAGAAAAACAGCTACTTCCGTTTTAAAAGATACAAAAGCGTTACTAAACTCACAAAATGAAATTTATAATCTTGCAAATACCCAGTATAATGCTGGATATGTCGATCATTTAGTTTTACTTGACGCGCAACGAAATTTACTTAGCACAAGACTTAGTGAAATCGCAGCAAAGTTAGCACTGAACAATGCAACGATAGAAGTTTATAAGTCATTTGGTGGTGGCTTTAAGCTACAAAAATAA